The genomic region GAATCCCCTAAACCCGCCCCCAGTTCGGATCGCGGGCTGCAACTCGCCCGCGTGAAGCTGGAATCCCTAGTACCCGCGTGTCATCATCGCGCGGCGAATACGTCCCTGCTCCTTGCACACACCGCCCGTCACTCCACCCGAGCGGGGTCTGGATGAGGCCTGATCTCCCTTCGGGGAGGTCGGGTCGAGTCTGGGCTCCGTGAGGGGGGAGAAGTCGTAACAAGGTAGCCGTAGGGGAACCTACGGCTCGATCACCTCCTATCGCCGGAAAATCCGTCCGGGGGGTCTAAGGGATGTCGGGCCTGCCATCCGTGGGCCGGTAGCTCAGCCTGGGAGAGCGTCGGCTTTGCAAGCCGAAGGCCCCGGGTTCGAATCCCGGCCGGTCCACCACGAAGAGGTGCACATCCCAAGCGAAGCTTGGGGTGGAAGGGTCCTAGGCCCCGAACAGGGGTCACGATGAGGACCGTGCACAGGCCGATTGACCCAAAAAATGCCCAGCCCCCTGAGTAGGGGGCAGAAAACCTAAGCCGCCTGGTGGATGGCTCGGCTCGGGGCGCCGACGAAGGGCGTGGCAAGCTGCGATAAGCCCCGGCGAGGCGCAGGCAGCCGTCGAACCGGGGATTCCCGAATGGGACCTCCTGCGGCTCTTGCCGCACTCCCAGTCGGGAGGGGGAACGCGGGGAATTGAAACATCTTAGTACCCGCAGGAAAAGAAAGCAAAAGCGATGCCGTTAGTAGGGGCGACCGAAAGCGGCACAGGGCAAACTGAACCCTTCGGGGAAACCCGGAGGGGATGTGGTGTAGTAGGGCCCTGCGCTGGAGCCTCGAGGGTGAAGCCGAAGTCCACTGGAACGTGGCGCCGTAGAGGGTGAAAGCCCCGTAGGCGTAAGCCCTCAGGCTCCTGCAGGGTTCCTGAGTACCGTCGGTCGGATATCCGGCGGGAAGCTGGGAGGCATCGGCTCCCAACCCTAAATACGTCCCGAGACCGATAGCGAACTAGTACCGTGAGGGAAAGCTGAAAAGCACCCCTGGCAGGGGGTGAAAAGAGCCTGAAACCAGGCGGCGATAGGTGGGTGCGGCCCGAAAGGGTTGACCCTCCCCGAAGGAAACACGGGCGACCGTGGAGTACGAGGGGAGGCGACCGGGGTTGCACCGTCCGTCTTGGATCACGGGGCAGGGAGTTCATCCGAGCGGCGAGGTTAAGGGGGTTAACCCCGAAGCCACAGGGAAACCGACAGGTCCGCAGCCCGTAAGGGTGAGGGACGGGGTGTGAAAGCGCCCGGAGTCGCTCGGATGAGACCCGAAGCCGGTCGATCTAGCCCGGGGCAGGGTGAAGTCCCTCAACAGAGGGATGGAGGCCCGATAGGGATGCTGACGTGCAATTCGCTCCCGTGACCTCGGGCTAGGGGTGAAAGGCCAATCGAGGCCGGCGATAGCTGGTTCCCGCCGAATTATCCCTCAGGATAGCCCGGCCGGAGGTAGGTGGTGGGGTAGAGCACTGATTGGGGGTTTAGGGGGAGAAATCCCCCGGCTCCCTGTCAAACTCCGAACCCACTGCCGCCGTAGATGGCCGGAGTAGGGTGACGGTGTAAGCCGTCAACCGAGAGGGGAACAACCCAGACCGGGGTTAAGGCCCCTAAATGCCGGCTAAGTGTTACTCCAAAGGGTGTCCCTGGCCTTAGACAGCGGGGAGGTAGGCTTAGAAGCAGCCATCCTTTAAAGAGTGCGTAACAGCTCACCCGTCGAGGTCAGGGGCCCCGAAAATGGACGGGGCTAAAGCCGGCTGCCGAGACCCCGGCGCACGGACCGATTGGTCCGTGATCGGGTAGGCGGGCGTGCCGGTGGGGTGGAAGCTGGGCCGTAAGGTCCGGTGGACCCGTCGGTATTGTGGATCCTGCCGGGAGTAGCAGCATAGCCGGGTGAGAATCCCGGCCGCCGAAGGGGCCAGGGTTCCACGGCAATGTTCGTCAGCCGTGGGTTAGTCGGTCCTAAGCGGGTCCGTAACTCGGCGCCCGCGAAAGGGAAACGGGTTTATATTCCCGTACCGCGGTGGTAGGTGCGGCAACGCAAGCCCAGAGGGTGACGCCTCGGGGTAGGCGGACCGGTCCACAAGGCCGGCTAAGCGTATAAGTCCGGGGAGTGCCGTAATGGCGAGAACCGGATGAAAGCGCGAATGGCCTCCCGTAAGGGGGGTTCCGCCGATCCCTGGGGCCCGTGAAAAGCCCTCTGGGAACGATCCACCGCGACCGTACCGAGAACCGACACCGGTGCCCCTGGGTGAGAAGCCTAAGGCGTGTCGGGGGAAACCCAGCCGAGGGAACTCGGCAAATTGGCCCCGTAACTTCGGGAGAAGGGGTGCCTGCGGGTGCGTAACCCGCAGGTCGCAGTGACTAGGGGGGCCCGACTGTTTAGTAAAAACACAGGTCCCAGCTAGCCCGAAAGGGTTTGTACTGGGGCCGACGCCTGCCCAGTGCCGGTATGTGAAGCCCGGGTCCAACCGGGTGAAGCACCGGTAAACGGCGGGGGTAACTATAACCCTCTTAAGGTAGCGAAATTCCTTGTCGGTTAAATGCCGACCTGCATGAATGGCGTAACGAGGTCCCCACTGTCCCCGGCTGGGGCCCGGCGAAACCACTGCCAGGCGCATATGCCTGGGACCTCCGGTGGGAAGCGAAGACCCCATGGAGCTTTACTGCAGCCTGCCGTTGCCGTACGGCGGGGGGTGCGCAGCGTAGGCGGGAGGCGTCGAAGCCCGTCCTCCGGGGCGGGTGGAGCCGTCCATGAGACACCGCCCACCCTCTGCCGTACGGCTAACCCCCGATGGGGGGACAGCGGTAGGTGGGCAGTTTGGCTGGGGCGGCACACCCTCGAAAAGGTATCGAGGGTGCCCTAAGGTCGGCTCAGGCGGGTCAGGAATCCGCCGTAGAGTGCAAGGGCAAAAGCCGGCCTGACTGGACCCGTAACAGAGGCGGGTCCAGCCGCGAAAGCGTGGCCTAGCGAACCCCTGTGCCTCCCCGGTGGGGGCCAGGGATGACAGAAAAGCTACCCTGGGGATAACAGAGTCGTCTCGGGCGAGAGCCCATATCGACCCCGAGGCTTGCTACCTCGCTGTCGGCTCTTCCCATCCTGGCCCTGCAGCAGGGGCCAAGGGTGGGGGTGTTCACCCATTAAAGGGGAACGTGAGCTGGGTTTAGACCGTCGTGAGACAGGTCGGATGCTATCTACCGGAGGTGTTGGCCGCCTGAGGGGAAGGCTCCCCCAGTACGAGAGGAACAGGGAGCCGCGGCCTCTGGTCTACCGGTTGTCCTACAGGGCACAGCCGGGCAGCTACGCCGCGTCCGATAAGGCCTGAAAGCATCTAAGGCCGAAGCGGTCCCCGAAAATAGGCGGCCACTCCCAGGCGCAGGGGGTCGGGCGACCGGTCCTTTGCCTGGGACGAGGGCTCGGGAAGAAGACCCGTTTGATGGGGCGGGGATGTAAGCGGGAAGGGAAACCGACCCGTTCAGTCTGCCGCTCCCAACAGCCCGAGGTTTCTGCCTCTGAAAGGGGGGCTGGGCATTTGATAGGTCAATCGGCCTGTGCACGGTCCTCAAGCCCTTAAATCTCGTTTCCCTTCTGGTTGATTGCATTGCAATGTTGAACCCTGGTTAGGATGCTTTTCCGCAACCGTTAAAACCCTCCAGCGGAGCTTTTCTTGGTGGTTGAATGAAGCTCTTAGTTCTTGACCTAGACGGGACACTCTGGGATCACGAAGATGCATCCAGGCTTACGCCGCCATACGAGTTCCACGGCGATTATCTGGTTGATTCTACAGGTGAGGAACTCCATCTCTTCCATGGAGTCAGGGAGTTCCTCGAATGGGCGGGTGAGAGGTTTGTCCTATCCATTGCCAGCTGGAACGTTGAGGAGAGGGTCAGGCCGATCCTTGAGGGCTTTGGACTCTGGGACTACTTCGTTTTTCCGAAAATTGAAAACCACCCGAACAAGGCGGATATGATAGCGAGGACACTCAAGGAACTGGAACTTTCGGGGTACGATGTTGAGGGAGTAATCTACGTGGACGACAGAGATATTCACATCGAAGACGTTAAAACTACCGTCCCCTCTATTCGGTTCATCCACATGTGGAAAGATGCCAAAAGCTTTGAGGAGTTGAGGGAACTTCTTGAGAGGATGGGGTGATAGCATGGAGCTGCTCATCGTTAGGGATAGACGCATAGACTACGACGGTTCCGCGATAGGGAGCCACTGGGCCTACAGGAACTTCGGAATACTCGGCAACTCTCTCGTCATCTTCCGGGGAAGGTGCGACGTTAAGGTTGAGGAGATGATTGACATCGAAGATTTGAGGGCAAGCAAGGAAATCAAGAGCGATGACATGATCCACTACATAATCGAGGTCTTTGACCTTGTCAATACCCTCTTCGCCTCGACGCTCCAGAAGCTTTTCATAGCGAGGCTCTGTGAGGTTTTGGGGGAATACGGTGTGAAGACCTACAGGAAAGGCGATGACATATATGTGAACGGCAAGAAGCTCAGCATCTCGATAGCCACCGTTTCACCGGTCAGCGTCAAGATCCATATCGGGATAAACGTCGAGGCGAAGGGAATCCCAGAGGGCGTTGATGCCATCGGCCTCAGGGAGCTTGGCATTACTGAGGTCAAGAACTTCATGGAGACGACTGGGAAGGCCCTCGTCGAGGAGTTCAACAAGGTGAAGAAGGACAGCCTGAAGGTCAGGTGGGCTCAGTAGAGGAGAAAGAGAACGCTCCCAACCAGCGGAACGGCTAAGTTGTCGTCGACCCAGCCTTGGTATTCCGCCAGGGTCAGGATGACCGCCCATCCTATTTTTCCAACCGTCCCAGCTTCGAGGAAGAGGAACGCGATTATAGCGGCTGTTATGAGGTAGCCAAGGCTCCCGGTCCAGTGCTTCTTCAGCTTGACGTTGAAGCCGTGCCTCCTGAAGTAATAGTGCCGTATTATCCCGGTCACGCCGTCGCTGATAGCCATCGCGAGTAGCAGAGCCGTCGCGTACTCCCTTGGGAGGACCAGCGGAATGACCGAGGCGGAAAAGGCGAAGAAGACCTCCCCGTAGTTGTGCTCTATCTGGTACCATGAGAACTCCCTCTTTTTGAGGTGCGGCCAGAGCTGAAAAATGCCGAAGACGAAAGCCGCTCCGCTGAAAACCTCTGGGGGTATTTTCTCGTAGTAGAACATCAGAACGGCAGGAACTATGCTGAAGTGGATTATCTTCCTGTTCACCCAGGCCCACTCTGGGCCGAGCCTTTTCGTGAGGCCTATGGCGGCAAGTATGAATGCAGCGGCGATGCCTGCGTAGATTCCCCAGCTTGGGAGCATTCGTTCCACCAAAAAAGAAGAAGGGGGTTGGGGTTAATATGAGTTGCCCCCGAAGACCCTTCCTACGGTCTCCAGAGCCGCTATGAAATCGCTCGCGTGGACGACGATATACCACTCGTCCGTTCTAGTGAGTTCTCCCCGGGATTTTCCGGCCAGTTCGCCGTAGAGCCCCTGGATTTTAACCCTCGGTTCAGTCGTCGAGAGCTTGAGCGTTATTTCGACGGGCTTCCCGTTCTCCCAGACGATACCGACCTTAAGTCCTGCCTTCGTTTCCTTCCTCTTCTTCAAGCCGAGTTTGAGGTAGCGGAGCCTCTCCTCAGGAACCCCATTCTCTTTGGCCTTCTCCCTGAGGTACTCGTCGGCCAAGGTCAGTCCGTGCAGGCCTAAAGAGTAGCCAAAAACCGGAATTCCCAGGTCTTTTCTGCTCCTCCCCTTGTATGCGTAGACCTCTATCCTTCCGCCGGAGCCCCGAGAGGCAGTGTAAAATCCATTCCCTTTGCCGTTTTGGAATTCAGTGAGGAAGTCCAGAAGCCGTTCGTACGCCGAAAACGGAAGCGAAAAGCTCGCCCACGTTCCCCAGACCCTCGGAGGAATCGAGGGGAATCCTATTTCCTCAAGGTGGTACTCGACCGGCTTTGGTCTCAGTATCAGGAACCCCTTATCCGTGGGCTCCAGCTCCAGCAGTGCC from Thermococcus sp. MAR1 harbors:
- a CDS encoding magnesium-dependent phosphatase-1 gives rise to the protein MKLLVLDLDGTLWDHEDASRLTPPYEFHGDYLVDSTGEELHLFHGVREFLEWAGERFVLSIASWNVEERVRPILEGFGLWDYFVFPKIENHPNKADMIARTLKELELSGYDVEGVIYVDDRDIHIEDVKTTVPSIRFIHMWKDAKSFEELRELLERMG
- a CDS encoding DUF366 family protein, whose translation is MELLIVRDRRIDYDGSAIGSHWAYRNFGILGNSLVIFRGRCDVKVEEMIDIEDLRASKEIKSDDMIHYIIEVFDLVNTLFASTLQKLFIARLCEVLGEYGVKTYRKGDDIYVNGKKLSISIATVSPVSVKIHIGINVEAKGIPEGVDAIGLRELGITEVKNFMETTGKALVEEFNKVKKDSLKVRWAQ
- a CDS encoding PhoI, translated to MKLQPLRMQVFFPASLEIQEELLKAGFRVPYDKESGRKTPIPVVVSSREGRRIRRSRLLKAKDFESDGKFAVVPDERALLELEPTDKGFLILRPKPVEYHLEEIGFPSIPPRVWGTWASFSLPFSAYERLLDFLTEFQNGKGNGFYTASRGSGGRIEVYAYKGRSRKDLGIPVFGYSLGLHGLTLADEYLREKAKENGVPEERLRYLKLGLKKRKETKAGLKVGIVWENGKPVEITLKLSTTEPRVKIQGLYGELAGKSRGELTRTDEWYIVVHASDFIAALETVGRVFGGNSY